The Apostichopus japonicus isolate 1M-3 chromosome 6, ASM3797524v1, whole genome shotgun sequence genome contains a region encoding:
- the LOC139968802 gene encoding uncharacterized protein isoform X1 produces MLSFGTLKNWNFPYKSSPLPMKHKPLQHFRSLTEHRNVSNCDVTYRSTPPSNRRRIKSDPGSSLREGNLSNRPKRASSFTEYRERRTDRNKNWRSKSVSACQAITQSRNNTDTIRTVSRSVDYHLPCQDSDSTKSVVDKWRSYKRILFKQISDSAILSRRRPRMTQESQQMEKMSPERRQSAEKKPENEAENSPSRVTTKSKALKQLQHPRKKFVRTQSESAIDVSNIRSRKISQPCGTDLKGIVCSNDDLKKILMDAKRVGFSRQRNNTITSPSKFEILPELKETSFDRRLSGRRRSPPPDLNVTWARSPRKVHSVDLIDSPVKSSPKLRRPSPKGSPVAKPKDVEISCPHSTTSSSTFLVSCESCRDERTKMLHHEDENCNVSCSISEQSIQEEKEEESEVTVSDPLAGLAASIGGFDPQLLGEAIERRLALADKPQPQRKSPVKTIDGKHSPQSFRALWGQNNTQLSNRIGNLVSKFPFKKDVTQAGTSGISV; encoded by the coding sequence AATTTTCCATATAAGAGCTCTCCGTTGCCAATGAAACACAAACCACTCCAACACTTCCGTTCACTCACAGAACACAGAAATGTCTCTAACTGTGACGTCACCTATCGATCAACGCCTCCTAGCAACCGTAGACGAATCAAATCCGATCCCGGGAGCAGCCTTCGCGAAGGCAATCTTTCTAACAGACCGAAGCGTGCGTCGTCCTTCACAGAGTACCGAGAGCGCAGAACCGATAGAAATAAGAACTGGCGTTCAAAATCAGTCAGTGCTTGCCAAGCTATCACACAGTCAAGAAACAATACTGACACTATAAGAACTGTCTCCCGATCAGTCGATTACCATTTGCCTTGTCAGGACAGTGATTCAACTAAAAGTGTTGTTGACAAGTGGCGATCTTACAAGCGAATTTTATTCAAGCAAATTTCTGATAGTGCCATCTTATCTCGCCGAAGACCCAGAATGACACAGGAATCGCAACAGATGGAGAAGATGTCTCCTGAACGACGACAGTCGGCAGAGAAGAAGCCCGAGAACGAGGCCGAGAATTCACCCTCGCGGGTGACCACCAAGTCAAAGGCCCTCAAACAACTGCAGCATCCAAGAAAGAAGTTCGTCCGAACGCAAAGTGAATCTGCCATAGACGTCAGTAACATTCGTAGCAGAAAAATCAGCCAACCTTGCGGCACTGATTTGAAAGGGATCGTCTGCTCCAATGATGATCTCAAGAAAATCTTGATGGATGCCAAGAGGGTTGGTTTCTCTCGGCAACGGAACAACACCATCACATCACCATCCAAGTTTGAGATTTTGCCAGAGTTAAAGGAAACTTCCTTCGACAGGAGACTGAGCGGTCGCCGACGTAGTCCTCCGCCCGATCTGAACGTGACATGGGCGAGAAGTCCTCGGAAGGTGCACAGTGTCGACCTCATCGACTCCCCTGTCAAGTCATCTCCAAAACTGAGAAGGCCGAGTCCAAAAGGGTCACCGGTTGCCAAGCCAAAGGACGTCGAGATTTCTTGTCCACATTCTACCACATCTAGTTCAACGTTTCTAGTTAGCTGCGAAAGTTGTCGAGACGAGCGTACTAAAATGCTGCATCATGAGGATGAAAATTGCAATGTATCTTGCAGTATCAGTGAACAATCTATCCAGGAGGAGAAAGAAGAGGAGAGCGAAGTGACCGTCAGTGATCCACTGGCGGGCTTGGCGGCTTCCATAGGTGGGTTTGATCCTCAATTACTCGGTGAAGCTATCGAGAGACGCCTCGCGCTGGCAGACAAACCGCAACCACAAAGGAAGTCACCTGTAAAGACAATAGACGGGAAACATTCACCCCAGTCCTTCAGAGCACTATGGGGTCAGAACAATACCCAATTGTCAAATCGTATTGGGAACTTGGTGTCTAAATTTCCATTCAAAAAGGACGTAACGCAGGCAGGAACCTCTGGTATAAGTGTTTAA
- the LOC139968802 gene encoding uncharacterized protein isoform X2 — translation MENYIARNFPYKSSPLPMKHKPLQHFRSLTEHRNVSNCDVTYRSTPPSNRRRIKSDPGSSLREGNLSNRPKRASSFTEYRERRTDRNKNWRSKSVSACQAITQSRNNTDTIRTVSRSVDYHLPCQDSDSTKSVVDKWRSYKRILFKQISDSAILSRRRPRMTQESQQMEKMSPERRQSAEKKPENEAENSPSRVTTKSKALKQLQHPRKKFVRTQSESAIDVSNIRSRKISQPCGTDLKGIVCSNDDLKKILMDAKRVGFSRQRNNTITSPSKFEILPELKETSFDRRLSGRRRSPPPDLNVTWARSPRKVHSVDLIDSPVKSSPKLRRPSPKGSPVAKPKDVEISCPHSTTSSSTFLVSCESCRDERTKMLHHEDENCNVSCSISEQSIQEEKEEESEVTVSDPLAGLAASIGGFDPQLLGEAIERRLALADKPQPQRKSPVKTIDGKHSPQSFRALWGQNNTQLSNRIGNLVSKFPFKKDVTQAGTSGISV, via the coding sequence AATTTTCCATATAAGAGCTCTCCGTTGCCAATGAAACACAAACCACTCCAACACTTCCGTTCACTCACAGAACACAGAAATGTCTCTAACTGTGACGTCACCTATCGATCAACGCCTCCTAGCAACCGTAGACGAATCAAATCCGATCCCGGGAGCAGCCTTCGCGAAGGCAATCTTTCTAACAGACCGAAGCGTGCGTCGTCCTTCACAGAGTACCGAGAGCGCAGAACCGATAGAAATAAGAACTGGCGTTCAAAATCAGTCAGTGCTTGCCAAGCTATCACACAGTCAAGAAACAATACTGACACTATAAGAACTGTCTCCCGATCAGTCGATTACCATTTGCCTTGTCAGGACAGTGATTCAACTAAAAGTGTTGTTGACAAGTGGCGATCTTACAAGCGAATTTTATTCAAGCAAATTTCTGATAGTGCCATCTTATCTCGCCGAAGACCCAGAATGACACAGGAATCGCAACAGATGGAGAAGATGTCTCCTGAACGACGACAGTCGGCAGAGAAGAAGCCCGAGAACGAGGCCGAGAATTCACCCTCGCGGGTGACCACCAAGTCAAAGGCCCTCAAACAACTGCAGCATCCAAGAAAGAAGTTCGTCCGAACGCAAAGTGAATCTGCCATAGACGTCAGTAACATTCGTAGCAGAAAAATCAGCCAACCTTGCGGCACTGATTTGAAAGGGATCGTCTGCTCCAATGATGATCTCAAGAAAATCTTGATGGATGCCAAGAGGGTTGGTTTCTCTCGGCAACGGAACAACACCATCACATCACCATCCAAGTTTGAGATTTTGCCAGAGTTAAAGGAAACTTCCTTCGACAGGAGACTGAGCGGTCGCCGACGTAGTCCTCCGCCCGATCTGAACGTGACATGGGCGAGAAGTCCTCGGAAGGTGCACAGTGTCGACCTCATCGACTCCCCTGTCAAGTCATCTCCAAAACTGAGAAGGCCGAGTCCAAAAGGGTCACCGGTTGCCAAGCCAAAGGACGTCGAGATTTCTTGTCCACATTCTACCACATCTAGTTCAACGTTTCTAGTTAGCTGCGAAAGTTGTCGAGACGAGCGTACTAAAATGCTGCATCATGAGGATGAAAATTGCAATGTATCTTGCAGTATCAGTGAACAATCTATCCAGGAGGAGAAAGAAGAGGAGAGCGAAGTGACCGTCAGTGATCCACTGGCGGGCTTGGCGGCTTCCATAGGTGGGTTTGATCCTCAATTACTCGGTGAAGCTATCGAGAGACGCCTCGCGCTGGCAGACAAACCGCAACCACAAAGGAAGTCACCTGTAAAGACAATAGACGGGAAACATTCACCCCAGTCCTTCAGAGCACTATGGGGTCAGAACAATACCCAATTGTCAAATCGTATTGGGAACTTGGTGTCTAAATTTCCATTCAAAAAGGACGTAACGCAGGCAGGAACCTCTGGTATAAGTGTTTAA
- the LOC139968802 gene encoding uncharacterized protein isoform X3: protein MKHKPLQHFRSLTEHRNVSNCDVTYRSTPPSNRRRIKSDPGSSLREGNLSNRPKRASSFTEYRERRTDRNKNWRSKSVSACQAITQSRNNTDTIRTVSRSVDYHLPCQDSDSTKSVVDKWRSYKRILFKQISDSAILSRRRPRMTQESQQMEKMSPERRQSAEKKPENEAENSPSRVTTKSKALKQLQHPRKKFVRTQSESAIDVSNIRSRKISQPCGTDLKGIVCSNDDLKKILMDAKRVGFSRQRNNTITSPSKFEILPELKETSFDRRLSGRRRSPPPDLNVTWARSPRKVHSVDLIDSPVKSSPKLRRPSPKGSPVAKPKDVEISCPHSTTSSSTFLVSCESCRDERTKMLHHEDENCNVSCSISEQSIQEEKEEESEVTVSDPLAGLAASIGGFDPQLLGEAIERRLALADKPQPQRKSPVKTIDGKHSPQSFRALWGQNNTQLSNRIGNLVSKFPFKKDVTQAGTSGISV, encoded by the coding sequence ATGAAACACAAACCACTCCAACACTTCCGTTCACTCACAGAACACAGAAATGTCTCTAACTGTGACGTCACCTATCGATCAACGCCTCCTAGCAACCGTAGACGAATCAAATCCGATCCCGGGAGCAGCCTTCGCGAAGGCAATCTTTCTAACAGACCGAAGCGTGCGTCGTCCTTCACAGAGTACCGAGAGCGCAGAACCGATAGAAATAAGAACTGGCGTTCAAAATCAGTCAGTGCTTGCCAAGCTATCACACAGTCAAGAAACAATACTGACACTATAAGAACTGTCTCCCGATCAGTCGATTACCATTTGCCTTGTCAGGACAGTGATTCAACTAAAAGTGTTGTTGACAAGTGGCGATCTTACAAGCGAATTTTATTCAAGCAAATTTCTGATAGTGCCATCTTATCTCGCCGAAGACCCAGAATGACACAGGAATCGCAACAGATGGAGAAGATGTCTCCTGAACGACGACAGTCGGCAGAGAAGAAGCCCGAGAACGAGGCCGAGAATTCACCCTCGCGGGTGACCACCAAGTCAAAGGCCCTCAAACAACTGCAGCATCCAAGAAAGAAGTTCGTCCGAACGCAAAGTGAATCTGCCATAGACGTCAGTAACATTCGTAGCAGAAAAATCAGCCAACCTTGCGGCACTGATTTGAAAGGGATCGTCTGCTCCAATGATGATCTCAAGAAAATCTTGATGGATGCCAAGAGGGTTGGTTTCTCTCGGCAACGGAACAACACCATCACATCACCATCCAAGTTTGAGATTTTGCCAGAGTTAAAGGAAACTTCCTTCGACAGGAGACTGAGCGGTCGCCGACGTAGTCCTCCGCCCGATCTGAACGTGACATGGGCGAGAAGTCCTCGGAAGGTGCACAGTGTCGACCTCATCGACTCCCCTGTCAAGTCATCTCCAAAACTGAGAAGGCCGAGTCCAAAAGGGTCACCGGTTGCCAAGCCAAAGGACGTCGAGATTTCTTGTCCACATTCTACCACATCTAGTTCAACGTTTCTAGTTAGCTGCGAAAGTTGTCGAGACGAGCGTACTAAAATGCTGCATCATGAGGATGAAAATTGCAATGTATCTTGCAGTATCAGTGAACAATCTATCCAGGAGGAGAAAGAAGAGGAGAGCGAAGTGACCGTCAGTGATCCACTGGCGGGCTTGGCGGCTTCCATAGGTGGGTTTGATCCTCAATTACTCGGTGAAGCTATCGAGAGACGCCTCGCGCTGGCAGACAAACCGCAACCACAAAGGAAGTCACCTGTAAAGACAATAGACGGGAAACATTCACCCCAGTCCTTCAGAGCACTATGGGGTCAGAACAATACCCAATTGTCAAATCGTATTGGGAACTTGGTGTCTAAATTTCCATTCAAAAAGGACGTAACGCAGGCAGGAACCTCTGGTATAAGTGTTTAA